In one Juglans regia cultivar Chandler chromosome 11, Walnut 2.0, whole genome shotgun sequence genomic region, the following are encoded:
- the LOC109009443 gene encoding probable calcium-binding protein CML43: protein MGISRITEACSRLIGDALHAFGSSRASSAAAHEDDHGCKPQNARKVDDTMVRALITVFGMQNNGRIKKENARRVVEKLGLIYSTPPSEEDRSGFELPGESVLDDDDEVPLEEVLGGFEDASKRNELLREAFKIFDEDGDGYIEAVELKRVLECLGLDEGLDMDQIEKMVRIVDLNLDGKVDFSEFELMMK, encoded by the coding sequence ATGGGCATAAGCCGCATAACCGAGGCATGCTCAAGATTGATTGGAGACGCGTTGCATGCATTTGGAAGCTCAAGAGCTAGCTCAGCGGCAGCTCATGAGGACGATCATGGTTGCAAGCCACAGAATGCGCGCAAGGTTGATGACACAATGGTCCGAGCTCTAATCACCGTGTTCGGAATGCAAAACAATGGAAGAATCAAGAAGGAAAATGCGCGGCGAGTGGTGGAGAAGCTTGGCTTGATATATAGTACTCCTCCTTCCGAGGAAGACAGATCTGGCTTTGAGCTACCTGGCGAAAGTGTTCTAGACGACGACGATGAAGTGCCCTTAGAGGAGGTGCTTGGCGGCTTCGAGGATGCGTCGAAGCGCAACGAGTTACTGCGTGAAGCCTTCAAGATTTTCGACGAGGATGGTGATGGATATATAGAGGCAGTGGAGTTGAAGAGGGTGCTGGagtgcttgggattggacgagGGGTTGGATATGGATCAGATCGAGAAGATGGTGAGAATTGTGGATTTGAACTTGGACGGGAAGGTTGATTTCAGTGAGTTCGAATTAATGATGAAGTGA
- the LOC109009422 gene encoding bZIP transcription factor RISBZ3, producing MDMLLDVCIVFLSLDHTVSYFAFATFASPCSASIYFCTHAIIRSPSPSPSPSQSPVVEPFQLVELGLSLCSGTPSQIASIFNSGDMKRSASELALEEFIRRTINGPELIDTGTRDNDDKYQINGEFQSHERDRTGFADEVDGYLTDVLSGDLANYALKSRDIISLFSGCGGLTETLLGSPLLTFKKSSISATMDSQSSICVSSPMSANKPEGRDTQERRGTSGSSHEQSDDEDVELEAGPCEQSTDPTDLKRVRRMVSNRESARRSRRRKQEQLQELELQVEQVRGENVSLCKQLTDANQQYNVADTNNRVLKSDVEALRAKVKLAEDMVARGSLNCSLYQLLQSHLGTPQPLNTYNLRRVPNVSPTITVHGNDASFAGMTVSGQNSAIVQGDTNANNSNNIKTGILSSNAVITEDANVLF from the exons ATGGATATGTTGCTAGATGTTTG TatagtttttctctctctcgatcACACTGTGTCGTATTTCGCTTTCGCAACTTTCGCTTCTCCATGTTCCGCTTCTATTTATTTCTGCACCCATGCCATAATTcgctccccctccccctccccctccccctcccagTCCCCGGTAGTGGAACCGTTTCAACTTGTAGAACTCGGGTTATCGTTGTGCTCTGGGACTCCGTCTCAAATCGCGTCGATTTTCAATAGCGGTGACATGAAGCGCAGCGCATCGGAGTTGGCTCTCGAGGAGTTCATAAGGAGGACGATAAACGGTCCCGAGTTGATCGATACCGGAACCCGTGATAACGATGACAAGTATCAGATAAACGGAGAGTTTCAGAGTCATGAGCGAGACAGAACTGGTTTCGCCGATGAAGTCGATGGCTATCTCACCGATGTGCTCTCCGGTGATCTTGCCAACTACGCTCTCAAAAGCCGG GAcataataagtttattttcaggTTGCGGTGGATTGACAGAAACCCTTCTCGGTTCTCCCCTCCTCACTTTCAAGAAATCCAGCATTTCAGCAACCATGGATTCCCAATCATCAATATGTG TTAGCAGTCCAATGTCAGCCAACAAACCAGAAGGTAGGGATACTCAAGAAAGGAGAGGTACCAGTGGTTCCTCGCATGAGCAatctgatgatgaagatgttgaGTTAGAAGCTGGTCCATGTGAGCAGAGCACGGACCCCACCGATTTAAAACGTGTAAGAAG GATGGTTTCCAATCGGGAGTCTGCTAGGcgatcaagaagaagaaaacaagaacagCTGCAAGAACTTGAGTTGCAG GTTGAACAAGTGAGAGGAGAAAATGTGTCTTTATGCAAGCAGCTCACAGATGCAAATCAACAGTATAATGTTGCGGATACAAATAATCGAGTCTTGAAATCGGATGTGGAAGCTTTGAGAGCTAAG GTAAAATTAGCTGAAGATATGGTTGCTCGAGGCTCCTTAAACTGCAGTTTGTATCAGCTTCTTCAAAGTCATTTAGGTACACCACAACCACTTAATACCTATAATCTGCGCCGGGTTCCAAATGTGTCACCAACCATCACTGTCCATGGAAATGATGCCTCGTTTGCTGGAATGACAGTTTCTGGGCAGAATTCTGCCATTGTCCAAGGAGACACCAATGCTAATAATAGTAACAACATTAAGACTGGAATCTTGAGTAGTAATGCTGTAATCACTGAAGATGCAAACGTACTGTTTTAA